A window from Mesorhizobium sp. WSM2240 encodes these proteins:
- a CDS encoding beta-ribofuranosylaminobenzene 5'-phosphate synthase family protein: protein MSNSVTIRVPARLHLGFLDLNGDVGRRFGSVGLPLSEPETVVTLSRAAETSVEGSEAARAEQHLSALCRHLGIKSNHRLVVEQAIPSHAGLGSGTQIALAVAAALRTLHGLPLDIAGDAILLARGARSGIGIASFESGGVIVDAGKNSTGRPPPVVARLPFPDEWRVLLILDEAVEGLHGQDELQAFRALPQFPAAGAGEICRQVLMGLMPALVEHDLPVFGAAVTTIQTLIGTHFAPAQGGVFTSRRVEALARRLVDAGAVGIGQSSWGPTGFAFAPSEDEARRLVDSVRDETGAGIEIRIVRGRNSGARISQTKLDLVGS, encoded by the coding sequence ATGTCGAATTCCGTCACCATAAGAGTGCCCGCTCGCCTTCATCTCGGCTTTCTTGATCTCAACGGGGATGTCGGACGCCGCTTCGGCAGCGTTGGCCTGCCGCTGAGCGAACCCGAGACGGTCGTAACCTTGTCCCGGGCCGCCGAAACGTCAGTCGAGGGCAGCGAGGCCGCGCGCGCCGAACAGCATTTGTCGGCGCTCTGCCGGCATCTCGGCATAAAATCCAATCACCGCCTGGTGGTGGAGCAGGCGATCCCCTCCCATGCCGGCCTCGGATCGGGAACCCAGATCGCACTGGCGGTCGCGGCGGCGCTGCGCACGCTGCACGGACTGCCGCTCGATATCGCCGGCGACGCCATCCTGCTTGCGCGGGGCGCACGCTCTGGCATCGGCATCGCCAGCTTCGAGAGTGGCGGCGTCATCGTGGATGCGGGAAAGAACAGCACAGGAAGGCCTCCGCCGGTCGTTGCGAGGCTGCCCTTTCCGGACGAATGGCGCGTCCTTCTCATTCTCGACGAGGCCGTGGAAGGGCTCCACGGCCAGGACGAACTTCAGGCCTTTCGCGCGCTGCCGCAGTTTCCCGCCGCCGGCGCGGGAGAGATCTGCCGGCAGGTTCTGATGGGGCTGATGCCCGCTCTCGTTGAACACGACTTGCCCGTTTTCGGCGCCGCGGTCACGACGATCCAGACCCTCATCGGCACCCACTTCGCGCCGGCCCAGGGCGGCGTCTTCACCTCGAGGCGCGTCGAGGCCTTGGCCCGACGGTTGGTCGACGCCGGCGCGGTCGGCATCGGGCAGAGCTCGTGGGGGCCAACGGGTTTCGCCTTCGCGCCGTCGGAAGACGAAGCTCGCCGTCTGGTCGACTCGGTCCGGGATGAAACCGGTGCGGGAATAGAAATCAGGATCGTGCGGGGAAGGAATTCCGGCGCGAGGATCAGTCAAACCAAACTCGACCTCGTGGGCAGCTGA
- a CDS encoding 4a-hydroxytetrahydrobiopterin dehydratase, with translation MSETAKEKVYSEAEIAERLERELPKWRYENGWIRRKYKTHGWKSTLMVINTVGHLAEAAWHHPDITASYAWVEVRLMNHAAKGVTDKDFELAKKIEDVVQWQPASEGGALEGTPQTDQRFAYIKYD, from the coding sequence ATGAGCGAGACAGCCAAGGAAAAAGTCTATTCGGAAGCCGAGATCGCCGAAAGGCTTGAGAGGGAACTGCCCAAATGGCGCTATGAAAACGGCTGGATTCGCCGGAAATACAAGACCCATGGCTGGAAATCGACGCTGATGGTCATCAACACGGTCGGCCATCTGGCGGAAGCGGCGTGGCACCATCCCGACATCACAGCGTCTTATGCCTGGGTCGAGGTCCGCCTGATGAACCATGCGGCAAAAGGCGTCACCGACAAGGATTTCGAACTGGCGAAGAAGATCGAGGACGTCGTCCAGTGGCAGCCGGCGAGTGAAGGCGGCGCGCTGGAAGGCACGCCGCAGACCGACCAGCGCTTCGCCTACATCAAATACGACTGA
- a CDS encoding formylmethanofuran dehydrogenase subunit A — translation MLTKIAGGEIIDPVNGRLGKGDLWIRDEQIVEPPAGGNADQTIDASGCIIMAGAIDIHSHIGGGNVNTARLLLPEQHAAHMARPAATPLSNAGWSTFETGCLYAKMGFTTVVEPAMSPGAALHTHLELADIPIIDKATLAILGNDDFLLSMIRDDASQQMIEDYVAWTVGSTRALGVKVINAGAVAAFKENVRTFSLDDVVPSYGVSSRRIVKTLQAAVDRLGIPHPLHVHCNNLGAPGAADTAAATIAASEGVPLHLAHLQFYGYGTEGKRKFSSAAARLAELVNGTPEVTIDIGQVMFGQTVTISSDVMRQFSARGSASPKKTVIHDGDGNGGGIVPYRYREDFYGTMQWAIGLELFLLIDDPWRVFFTTDHPNGAPFTAYPELFELLMSRDARNEKASTVSKSAMALSTLSSISREYTLEEIAIMTRAAPAKLLGLDDRGHLGPGALADIAIYRKGRDIANMFGAAAFVFKNGDLVVKDGEITHYRWGRALRLNPPSDKAMVRRLREYHERRYGLSLDWFTFPDSAIAREQPFGEVACRS, via the coding sequence ATGCTGACGAAAATCGCCGGGGGCGAAATTATCGATCCGGTCAACGGCCGTCTCGGCAAGGGCGACCTCTGGATCAGGGACGAGCAGATCGTCGAACCGCCGGCCGGCGGCAATGCCGACCAGACCATCGACGCCTCAGGCTGCATTATCATGGCCGGCGCGATCGACATCCATTCCCATATAGGCGGCGGCAACGTGAACACGGCGCGGCTGCTCCTGCCCGAGCAGCACGCCGCCCACATGGCTAGGCCGGCTGCGACGCCGCTCTCCAATGCCGGCTGGTCGACCTTCGAGACCGGCTGCCTCTACGCCAAGATGGGCTTCACCACAGTGGTCGAGCCTGCCATGTCGCCCGGAGCCGCGCTGCATACGCATCTCGAACTCGCCGACATCCCGATCATCGACAAGGCGACGCTGGCCATTCTCGGCAATGACGACTTCCTCCTGTCGATGATCCGCGACGACGCCTCCCAGCAGATGATCGAGGACTACGTCGCCTGGACGGTCGGCTCGACGCGGGCGCTGGGCGTCAAGGTCATCAATGCCGGCGCCGTGGCGGCCTTCAAGGAGAATGTCCGCACCTTCTCGCTCGACGATGTTGTGCCCTCATACGGCGTCAGTTCGCGCAGGATCGTGAAGACGCTCCAGGCAGCGGTGGACCGACTCGGCATTCCGCATCCGCTGCATGTCCATTGCAACAATCTCGGCGCGCCGGGCGCGGCCGATACTGCGGCGGCCACTATTGCGGCCTCGGAAGGCGTGCCGCTGCATCTCGCCCATCTTCAGTTCTACGGCTATGGCACGGAGGGAAAGCGCAAATTCTCGTCCGCGGCGGCCCGCCTCGCGGAATTGGTGAACGGCACGCCGGAGGTCACCATCGACATCGGCCAGGTCATGTTCGGCCAGACGGTAACCATTTCCTCCGATGTCATGCGGCAGTTTTCGGCGCGCGGCAGCGCCAGCCCGAAAAAGACGGTCATCCACGACGGCGACGGCAATGGCGGCGGCATCGTGCCGTACCGCTATCGCGAGGATTTCTACGGCACGATGCAATGGGCGATCGGGCTCGAGCTTTTCCTGCTGATCGACGACCCGTGGCGGGTATTCTTCACGACAGATCATCCCAATGGCGCGCCGTTCACCGCCTATCCCGAGTTATTCGAGCTGCTGATGAGCCGCGATGCCCGCAACGAGAAGGCTTCGACCGTCTCAAAGAGCGCGATGGCGCTCTCGACCCTGTCCTCCATCTCCCGCGAATACACGCTCGAGGAAATCGCCATCATGACGCGCGCCGCTCCGGCAAAGCTGCTCGGGCTGGACGACCGCGGCCATCTCGGGCCGGGCGCGCTGGCCGATATCGCGATCTACCGGAAAGGCAGGGATATCGCCAATATGTTCGGCGCCGCGGCGTTTGTCTTCAAGAATGGCGACCTCGTCGTCAAGGACGGCGAGATTACCCATTACCGGTGGGGCAGGGCGCTTAGGCTCAACCCGCCGTCGGACAAGGCCATGGTGCGCCGGCTGCGCGAATATCACGAACGGCGTTACGGCCTCTCGCTCGACTGGTTCACATTCCCCGATTCCGCCATCGCCCGCGAACAGCCATTCGGCGAGGTCGCATGCCGGAGCTGA
- a CDS encoding ATP-grasp domain-containing protein — MHASSPNNPRFLLIAAISGRALAAAAQRAGYRPLVADFFCDRDTVALAERAAKLPGDLQSGIDGAAIVDALQALAGSDRPVAVVLGSGFERQAEIVDEVARHFPLAGNRAVAIRRVKDPHILAKDCADLGIPHPEFHWELPADPENWIVKTVGGAGGSHITRANGDSPAVGRYFQRFVSGRSVSALFVGDGRSARVIGFSRQWLSPAPNAPYRYGGAVRLRRFDRSHAAKISSWLSGLTFRAGLVGLCSADFIGDANGYQLVEINPRPGATLDIFDSDEAPLIEAHLRAARGEPYRLPRFANSMASMITYATMPMPHFPAIKWPDWTADHQSPGTKLVAGDPVCTVFARGHSADATERAVKTYARQLQHQWEGDRT, encoded by the coding sequence TTGCACGCGAGTTCGCCAAATAACCCCCGGTTTCTGCTGATCGCGGCGATTTCTGGCCGCGCGCTGGCAGCCGCGGCGCAGCGCGCCGGTTATCGGCCGCTGGTCGCCGACTTCTTTTGCGACCGGGATACCGTTGCGCTCGCCGAGCGCGCGGCGAAACTGCCGGGCGACCTCCAGAGCGGAATAGACGGCGCGGCCATCGTCGATGCGCTTCAGGCGCTGGCCGGAAGCGACCGGCCGGTTGCGGTCGTCCTGGGTTCGGGCTTCGAACGGCAAGCCGAAATCGTCGACGAGGTCGCCCGCCATTTTCCGCTCGCGGGCAACCGCGCGGTAGCGATACGCCGGGTCAAGGATCCGCACATCCTTGCGAAGGATTGCGCCGACCTCGGCATTCCGCATCCCGAGTTCCACTGGGAGTTGCCAGCTGATCCGGAAAACTGGATCGTCAAGACCGTCGGCGGGGCCGGCGGCTCCCACATAACGCGCGCCAACGGCGACTCCCCGGCGGTAGGCCGTTACTTCCAGCGCTTTGTCTCAGGCCGCAGCGTCTCGGCCCTTTTCGTCGGCGACGGCAGGTCGGCACGGGTCATTGGCTTCAGCCGGCAATGGCTATCTCCTGCTCCGAACGCACCCTATCGATACGGCGGCGCGGTGCGCTTGAGGCGCTTTGACCGGAGCCACGCGGCCAAGATAAGCAGCTGGCTTTCCGGCCTGACGTTCCGCGCTGGGCTTGTCGGGCTTTGCAGCGCCGATTTCATCGGCGACGCAAACGGCTACCAGCTTGTCGAAATCAACCCGCGGCCAGGCGCTACGCTGGACATCTTCGACAGCGACGAAGCTCCCTTGATCGAGGCGCATCTGCGCGCCGCCAGAGGAGAGCCCTACCGGCTGCCGCGCTTTGCCAACTCGATGGCATCGATGATCACCTATGCCACGATGCCCATGCCGCACTTCCCGGCAATCAAGTGGCCCGACTGGACAGCCGACCATCAATCGCCCGGCACTAAACTGGTTGCCGGCGATCCCGTCTGCACAGTCTTCGCCCGCGGCCACAGCGCAGACGCCACCGAGCGGGCGGTAAAGACATATGCAAGGCAATTGCAGCACCAATGGGAAGGAGACCGGACATGA
- a CDS encoding RimK family alpha-L-glutamate ligase has product MIPRILIVSDKSDARSQGLAIRLSQRGAFVATAPLASIAFDTGSASGLAIPGFDEGLPDAVIVRSIAAGSFEAITRRLGVLHALGNLSVPVWNSAQAIERCVDKSMTTFLLKSAGLPTPATFCVEGFSAAEEIARRELPLTPLVLKPLFGAQGRGIRLIRELADLPPPEEVNDVYYLQHYVPRAGPPFRDFRVFVCAGKAVAMMSRRGEDWITNVNRGAAPEQVSGTGEAELARLAVAAAAAVGADFAGVDIIPAPDGALLVLEVNSMPAWSGLQSVVAVNIADAIADAMLKFLADRVSAEPPARPHRLVAPANS; this is encoded by the coding sequence ATGATCCCACGCATCCTGATCGTCAGCGACAAGTCGGACGCGCGCTCCCAAGGCCTTGCGATCCGGCTGAGCCAGCGGGGAGCATTTGTCGCGACGGCACCACTGGCCTCGATCGCCTTCGACACCGGAAGCGCCTCCGGGCTCGCGATTCCGGGATTCGACGAAGGATTGCCGGATGCGGTCATCGTGCGGTCGATTGCGGCAGGCTCGTTCGAGGCGATCACGCGGCGTCTCGGCGTCCTCCACGCGTTGGGCAATCTTTCCGTTCCGGTCTGGAATTCGGCCCAGGCAATCGAACGCTGCGTCGACAAGTCGATGACCACCTTCCTGCTCAAGAGTGCCGGCTTGCCGACGCCAGCGACATTTTGCGTCGAAGGGTTTTCTGCAGCCGAGGAGATCGCCAGGCGCGAGCTTCCGCTGACGCCGCTGGTGCTGAAGCCGCTTTTCGGCGCGCAGGGCCGCGGCATAAGGCTGATCCGCGAACTGGCCGATCTGCCCCCGCCGGAAGAGGTGAACGACGTCTACTATCTTCAGCATTACGTCCCGCGCGCCGGTCCTCCCTTCCGCGATTTCCGCGTGTTCGTCTGCGCCGGAAAGGCGGTGGCGATGATGAGCCGCCGCGGTGAGGACTGGATAACCAATGTAAACCGGGGGGCGGCGCCGGAGCAGGTTTCCGGGACCGGAGAAGCCGAACTGGCGAGGCTGGCGGTCGCGGCGGCAGCGGCGGTCGGAGCCGACTTCGCCGGCGTCGACATCATTCCCGCGCCCGACGGCGCCCTGCTGGTATTGGAGGTGAACAGCATGCCGGCCTGGTCGGGACTGCAATCGGTCGTCGCGGTAAACATCGCCGATGCGATTGCAGACGCCATGCTGAAATTCCTGGCCGACAGGGTCAGTGCCGAGCCGCCCGCCCGCCCACATCGTCTCGTTGCACCGGCAAACTCCTGA
- a CDS encoding tungsten formylmethanofuran dehydrogenase has protein sequence MAVAWIGNRETLVEHACEQAAMLLQSSRCPVISFDTDIHGTRAAIALAERVGAAYDHVDSAAIAREAALFSDKGAMTVAPGEVRRRADVVAIVGELPAIHHGFVAELADTVPDLSATNAREIFLIGDEGTNVSSLLGSRKATPLSCEGAGLNGTLAALRAQCAGRRVSKPVSNFDDFSRALGAAKFPVFLFSGHDADGLALEMLQGLIADINRKSRASALHLPASESGWGSVLASTWMTGFPPRTGFARGFPEFDPWRFDVARALASGEADLHLWISAGSVQPSGNNGVKLIALAKTAEPVAGSEVTIAIGEAGVDHGAVVYSGRTGTLAAVEAGERSDLPPAAAVIRQIAGYFQAEAALPC, from the coding sequence ATGGCGGTTGCGTGGATCGGCAACCGGGAAACGCTGGTGGAGCACGCGTGCGAACAGGCCGCGATGCTTTTGCAATCGAGCCGGTGCCCGGTAATCAGCTTCGATACGGATATACACGGGACCCGAGCGGCGATAGCTCTCGCCGAGCGGGTTGGCGCGGCCTACGACCATGTGGACAGCGCGGCGATAGCTCGCGAGGCTGCGCTCTTCTCCGACAAGGGCGCGATGACCGTTGCGCCGGGCGAGGTTCGTCGGCGGGCCGATGTCGTGGCGATCGTCGGAGAGCTGCCGGCGATCCATCATGGCTTCGTGGCGGAACTCGCCGATACCGTGCCCGACCTTTCGGCAACGAACGCGCGCGAAATTTTTCTGATCGGCGATGAGGGGACCAATGTCTCATCGCTTCTGGGCAGCCGGAAGGCGACGCCGCTTTCCTGCGAGGGCGCCGGGCTCAACGGCACGCTGGCCGCCCTCAGGGCGCAATGCGCGGGACGGCGGGTATCTAAACCGGTCTCGAACTTCGACGATTTCTCGAGGGCGCTCGGCGCCGCCAAATTTCCCGTGTTCCTGTTTTCGGGCCATGATGCGGACGGCCTTGCACTGGAGATGCTGCAGGGCCTCATCGCTGATATCAATCGGAAGTCGCGCGCGTCGGCCTTGCATTTGCCGGCCAGCGAGAGCGGCTGGGGCAGCGTCCTCGCCTCGACATGGATGACCGGCTTTCCGCCGCGAACCGGCTTTGCGCGTGGTTTTCCCGAATTCGACCCCTGGCGTTTCGACGTGGCGCGGGCGCTCGCGTCCGGCGAGGCCGACCTGCATCTGTGGATCTCGGCGGGTTCCGTGCAGCCGTCCGGGAACAACGGCGTCAAATTGATTGCATTGGCGAAAACGGCGGAGCCGGTCGCCGGCTCTGAAGTCACCATTGCGATTGGCGAAGCCGGTGTCGACCACGGGGCGGTCGTCTATTCCGGGCGCACCGGAACCTTGGCCGCGGTCGAGGCGGGCGAGAGGTCTGACCTGCCGCCCGCAGCAGCGGTGATCAGACAGATCGCCGGCTATTTCCAGGCCGAGGCAGCATTGCCATGCTGA
- the mch gene encoding methenyltetrahydromethanopterin cyclohydrolase, with product MKDGSAFLNDNAQRIADGMIRDAERLRIAVSKGPLGETLIDAGSKAPGGIEAGLRMAEAAMGGLGSISAVMDRASDKWPFALEVRSSQPVLACLGSQYAGWNLSNDSYFAMGSGPARALARVEALFTTLTYRDTASSAVLILETAEPPPEPVVEKVAIATGLTADKLTFLYAPTQSLAGTVQIVSRVLEVALHKANDLKFPLENIVDGIAASPIPAPHPDFLTAMGRTNDAIIYGGVVQLFVKGPVEAAMELAEKLPSRTSRDYGQPFADVFKQFKGDFYAIDPLLFSPAEVLVTAIETGDTFRRGGRDAAMLERSLG from the coding sequence ATGAAAGATGGTTCGGCATTCCTGAACGATAACGCCCAGCGTATCGCCGATGGCATGATCCGTGACGCCGAGCGCCTGCGCATCGCCGTCTCCAAGGGTCCGTTGGGAGAAACCCTGATCGACGCCGGCTCCAAGGCCCCCGGCGGCATCGAAGCCGGGCTGCGCATGGCCGAGGCAGCGATGGGCGGCCTCGGCAGCATTTCGGCGGTTATGGATCGCGCCTCGGACAAGTGGCCCTTTGCCCTTGAGGTGCGATCCTCGCAGCCGGTGCTTGCATGCCTCGGCTCGCAATATGCAGGCTGGAACCTGTCGAACGACAGTTATTTCGCCATGGGGTCGGGTCCCGCGCGGGCGCTTGCCCGCGTCGAGGCGCTGTTCACGACACTGACCTACCGCGACACCGCATCGTCCGCCGTGCTCATTCTGGAAACAGCCGAACCGCCGCCGGAACCGGTTGTCGAGAAAGTGGCCATCGCGACGGGGCTGACGGCCGACAAGCTCACTTTCCTATACGCGCCGACGCAGAGCCTTGCCGGCACCGTTCAAATCGTCTCCCGCGTACTCGAAGTCGCCCTGCACAAGGCCAACGATCTGAAATTTCCGCTTGAAAACATCGTCGACGGAATAGCCGCCTCGCCTATCCCTGCCCCCCACCCGGATTTCCTGACTGCCATGGGCCGGACAAACGACGCCATTATCTATGGAGGGGTCGTCCAGTTGTTCGTTAAGGGCCCGGTAGAAGCAGCCATGGAGTTGGCCGAGAAACTGCCGAGCCGGACATCGCGGGACTACGGTCAGCCCTTCGCCGATGTTTTCAAGCAGTTCAAAGGCGACTTCTACGCCATCGACCCGCTGCTTTTCAGCCCAGCCGAAGTCCTGGTTACAGCGATCGAAACAGGCGATACGTTTCGAAGAGGCGGACGGGATGCGGCAATGCTGGAACGGAGCTTGGGGTAA
- a CDS encoding triphosphoribosyl-dephospho-CoA synthase, translating to MGLSRERISAAYEDACRLEIEALKPGNVHLFADGHGMTAGQFLVSASVSAGPLTDPDLSVGRRILEAVRATRQAVGTNTNLGIVLLAAPLARAAETAGDLRENLSLVLDELDVDDAGAVFEAIVTASPGGLGSAEEHDVREPPKVDLLEAMRAAAGRDRIARQYVTRFDDIFETGLATLDDSFARGESGIWPTVFAYMAFLASFPDSHVARKHGDETAYRIREEAADVKTAVDAADDDQARLRLLLEFDSRLKARNVNPGTSADLTVASLFVHILLQRLA from the coding sequence ATGGGGCTTTCGCGCGAACGCATCAGCGCCGCCTATGAGGATGCCTGCCGGCTGGAAATCGAGGCGCTAAAGCCTGGGAACGTCCATCTCTTTGCTGACGGCCACGGCATGACCGCCGGGCAGTTCTTAGTCAGTGCCAGCGTATCGGCCGGGCCGTTAACGGATCCGGACCTGTCTGTCGGGCGGCGCATTCTCGAGGCCGTCCGCGCCACGCGCCAGGCAGTCGGCACCAACACCAATCTCGGCATCGTGTTACTCGCGGCGCCGCTGGCCCGCGCCGCCGAAACGGCGGGCGACCTGCGCGAAAACCTTTCCTTAGTCCTAGACGAGTTGGACGTGGATGACGCAGGTGCTGTGTTCGAGGCCATCGTCACAGCTTCGCCAGGCGGCCTTGGCTCGGCGGAGGAGCACGACGTTCGCGAGCCGCCCAAGGTGGATTTGCTCGAAGCAATGCGGGCCGCGGCCGGGCGAGACAGGATCGCCCGCCAATACGTCACCCGTTTCGACGACATTTTCGAAACGGGACTGGCGACACTCGACGACTCGTTCGCCCGCGGCGAAAGCGGCATCTGGCCGACCGTCTTTGCTTACATGGCGTTTCTCGCAAGCTTTCCGGACAGCCATGTGGCCCGCAAGCATGGCGACGAAACAGCGTACCGGATCCGGGAGGAAGCGGCCGATGTGAAGACCGCAGTCGACGCTGCCGACGACGATCAGGCGCGCCTGCGCCTGCTTTTGGAGTTCGACAGCCGGCTGAAGGCGCGAAACGTCAATCCCGGCACGTCGGCCGATCTGACGGTAGCCAGTCTTTTCGTCCATATCCTCCTACAGCGCCTTGCATAA
- a CDS encoding NAD(P)-dependent methylenetetrahydromethanopterin dehydrogenase — translation MALDAGFDAVVPYVGVSLDEVTGLVQDAIFSRPPDAGVGTGIFIAGKDVSLALDMFDAAKKAMVPPFQVSVFADPAGSFTTAAAMVAKVEKALESKFQRGLKGAAVAIFGATGVVGFCTAVIAAKEGAEVTVVGHDGLERVEKIAAEISSRFGVGVKAADGSTEARKREIVQASDVVLSAAKAGVQVISKAHLQGAGRLLVGADVNAVPPAGIEGLAVHANGDPLEATNAVGIGPLAIGNVKYKVEFGLFKKMIEADKTVTFDFQDAFSLAREFAK, via the coding sequence ATGGCGCTCGATGCCGGCTTCGACGCGGTCGTCCCCTATGTCGGTGTAAGCCTCGATGAGGTCACCGGCCTTGTGCAGGACGCGATCTTTTCCCGGCCGCCGGATGCAGGCGTGGGTACGGGCATATTCATCGCCGGCAAGGACGTGTCGCTGGCGCTCGACATGTTCGACGCGGCGAAGAAGGCGATGGTGCCGCCCTTCCAGGTGTCGGTTTTCGCTGACCCGGCGGGGTCGTTCACCACTGCCGCCGCGATGGTGGCTAAGGTCGAGAAGGCGCTCGAAAGCAAGTTCCAGCGCGGCCTGAAGGGCGCTGCGGTCGCGATATTCGGCGCGACAGGCGTCGTAGGCTTCTGCACCGCCGTCATCGCGGCCAAAGAAGGCGCCGAAGTCACCGTCGTTGGCCACGACGGCCTCGAACGGGTGGAGAAGATCGCCGCCGAAATCAGCAGCCGCTTCGGGGTTGGCGTGAAGGCTGCGGACGGTTCGACGGAGGCCCGCAAGAGGGAGATCGTCCAGGCCAGTGATGTTGTGCTCAGTGCTGCGAAAGCCGGCGTCCAGGTGATCTCGAAAGCGCATCTGCAAGGCGCCGGCAGACTGCTCGTCGGCGCCGATGTGAATGCGGTTCCGCCGGCCGGCATAGAAGGCTTGGCGGTCCACGCTAATGGCGACCCGCTCGAAGCGACAAACGCCGTCGGCATTGGCCCGCTCGCCATCGGCAACGTCAAATACAAGGTCGAGTTTGGCCTCTTCAAGAAAATGATAGAGGCGGACAAGACAGTCACCTTCGATTTCCAGGATGCGTTTTCCCTTGCACGCGAGTTCGCCAAATAA
- the fae gene encoding formaldehyde-activating enzyme, translated as MAKISKVMVGESLVGDGNEVAHVDLLIGPRGSPVEAAFCNALTNNKDGFTSLLAVISPNLQCKPNTLLFNKVTIKGAKQAVQMFGPAQFAVAKAVQDSVAEGIIPAEEADDLFICVGVFIHWEAEDDAKIQQYNYEATKEAIQRAISGTPTAAEATAKRDQVKHPFAA; from the coding sequence ATGGCTAAAATCTCGAAAGTAATGGTTGGTGAATCCCTGGTCGGCGACGGCAATGAAGTCGCGCATGTCGACCTGTTGATCGGGCCGCGGGGAAGCCCGGTCGAAGCGGCATTCTGCAACGCGCTCACCAACAACAAGGACGGATTTACTTCCCTCCTGGCGGTGATTTCACCCAATCTGCAGTGCAAACCCAACACGCTGTTGTTCAACAAGGTGACGATCAAGGGCGCCAAGCAGGCGGTCCAGATGTTCGGCCCGGCGCAGTTTGCGGTGGCGAAGGCGGTGCAGGACAGCGTCGCGGAAGGGATCATTCCGGCAGAAGAGGCCGACGACCTGTTCATCTGCGTCGGCGTGTTCATCCATTGGGAGGCCGAGGACGACGCAAAGATCCAGCAGTATAATTACGAGGCGACCAAGGAAGCCATCCAGCGCGCCATCTCGGGCACGCCGACTGCTGCCGAGGCTACCGCCAAGCGGGACCAGGTGAAGCATCCGTTCGCGGCCTAG
- a CDS encoding HisA/HisF-related TIM barrel protein: MRIIPVLDLKGGQVVRAEMGKRDRYRPIATPLSASPGPVSVATGLRTLYPFSTFYIADLDAIEGRAPNAGALASLREMTDPPELWVDGGISDGETLAAALARPSLRPVLGAESQRDDALLRRFRDHPGLILSLDFFAEGFRGPASILQEPALWPQSVIVMTLTKVGSAAGPDFERLSQIKARAGNRSVIAAGGVRNEADIRALSALGVDAALVATSLHDGTLTPGQLASLGAC, encoded by the coding sequence TTGCGTATCATTCCAGTCCTCGACTTGAAAGGCGGCCAGGTCGTGCGCGCCGAAATGGGCAAGCGCGACCGCTACCGGCCGATCGCCACACCGCTAAGCGCCAGCCCCGGTCCCGTATCGGTCGCGACGGGACTGCGCACGCTGTATCCCTTCTCGACCTTCTACATTGCCGATCTCGACGCCATAGAAGGCCGCGCACCCAACGCCGGGGCCCTTGCCAGCTTGCGGGAAATGACCGACCCGCCCGAACTCTGGGTGGATGGCGGAATATCCGACGGCGAAACCCTTGCTGCAGCGCTGGCTAGACCATCGCTGCGCCCTGTTCTGGGCGCCGAATCGCAGCGAGACGATGCGCTGCTTCGGCGCTTCCGCGATCATCCCGGCCTCATCCTGTCGCTCGATTTCTTCGCAGAAGGCTTTCGCGGCCCGGCTTCCATTCTCCAAGAGCCAGCGCTCTGGCCGCAAAGCGTGATCGTCATGACGCTGACCAAGGTCGGTTCCGCCGCGGGTCCGGATTTCGAGCGGCTTTCGCAGATCAAGGCGAGGGCCGGAAACCGCTCGGTGATCGCCGCCGGCGGCGTACGCAACGAAGCCGATATCCGTGCGCTTTCGGCGCTCGGCGTCGACGCCGCGCTGGTGGCGACGTCGCTTCACGACGGCACGCTCACGCCCGGGCAACTTGCGTCGCTCGGCGCCTGCTGA